One genomic window of Paramormyrops kingsleyae isolate MSU_618 chromosome 20, PKINGS_0.4, whole genome shotgun sequence includes the following:
- the LOC111848528 gene encoding E3 ubiquitin-protein ligase TRIM39-like isoform X3 yields the protein MKSPVMMEAHCGLHGEKLLIFCEDDQECICVVCQTSKGHRNHHFRPVEEAAQDMKEELRTALNILNEKLEKIITFKEEYEKTAKHLKSQFQQTEKRIKEEFEKLHGFLREEEEARLAILRVEEKEKSRRMKEKIENISKHRYKDLKARAQCSLQDPELASGELIDMAKHLGSLKFRVWEKMLGTVQYTPVTLDPNTASPWLSVSDDLTSVRNTAMKQQLPNNPERLVSYPDLLGSEGFTSGQHSWEVEVGDKPEWTVGVAKESVNRKGGVKYSPDDGFWVLYLRNSNKYKACTSPPTHLRLERRPQRIRVQLDYDRGEVSFSNPADMSLIYTFKGTFTGSLFPYFYLGPNVDGSNPGALQICPVKVSLTVTSSQ from the exons ATGAAAAGTCCAGTGATGATGGAAGCTCACTGCGGTCTACATGGAGAGAAACTTCTGATCTTCTGTGAGGATGACCAGGAATGCATCTGTGTCGTGTGTCAGACATCAAAAGGTCACAGAAACCATCATTTCCGTCCCGTGGAAGAGGCAGCGCAGGATATGAAG GAGGAACTAAGAACAGCACTTAACATATTAAATGAAAAACTGGAGaagataattacatttaaagAAGAATATGAGAAAACAGCTAAACACTTAAAG AGTCAGTTCCAGCAGACTGAGAAGAGGATAAAGGAGGAATTTGAGAAACTCCATGGGTTcctgagagaggaagaggaggccagACTGGCTATACTGAGAGTGGAAGAGAAGGAGAAGAGCAGGAGAATGAAGGAGAAGATAGAGAACATCTCCAAACAT CGCTACAAGGATTTGAAAGCCAG AGCCCAGTGCTCACTGCAGGATCCAGAGCTGGCTTCAGGGGAACTGATAGACATGGCCAAACACCTGGGCTCCCTGAAGTTCAGAGTCTGGGAGAAGATGCTGGGGACTGTGCAGTACA CTCCTGTGACTCTGGACCCAAACACCGCGTCCCCCTGGCTCTCAGTGTCCGACGATCTGACCAGCGTGAGAAACACTGCTATGAAACAGCAGCTACCAAACAACCCAGAGCGGCTGGTCTCTTATCCCGATCTGCTGGGATCGGAGGGGTTTACCTCAGGACAGCACAGctgggaggtggaggtgggggacaAACCTGAGTGGACTGTAGGGGTCGCAAAAGAGTCTGTTAACAGGAAGGGGGGTGTAAAATACAGCCCAGACGATGGATTCTGGGTTCTGTATCTAAGGAACAGTAACAAGTATAAAGCGTGTACCTCACCACCAACCCATCTGCGACTGGAGAGGAGACCGCAGAGGATCAGAGTGCAGCTGGACTATGACAGGGGGGAGGTGTCCTTCTCCAACCCCGCTGACATGTCACTCATCTACACCTTTAAAGGCACATTCACTGGGAGCCTGTTTCCATATTTCTATCTTGGTCCAAATGTTGATGGCAGTAACCCTGGAGCACTGCAGATCTGCCCAGTAAAGGTGTCTCTGACAGTGACGTCATCCCAGTAA
- the LOC111848528 gene encoding E3 ubiquitin-protein ligase TRIM39-like isoform X1 gives MKSPVMMEAHCGLHGEKLLIFCEDDQECICVVCQTSKGHRNHHFRPVEEAAQDMKEELRTALNILNEKLEKIITFKEEYEKTAKHLKSQFQQTEKRIKEEFEKLHGFLREEEEARLAILRVEEKEKSRRMKEKIENISKHVSTLSEKIRDTETTMKSGDIFFLKRYKDLKASLSLSLQSPVLTAGSRAGFRGTDRHGQTPGLPEVQSLGEDAGDCAVHLMQVNDMDRSLQGGSSRQEDRIKTRTELKDMLLCDYCTVTPYRAPVTLDPNTASPWLSVSDDLTSVRNTAMKQQLPNNPERLVSYPDLLGSEGFTSGQHSWEVEVGDKPEWTVGVAKESVNRKGGVKYSPDDGFWVLYLRNSNKYKACTSPPTHLRLERRPQRIRVQLDYDRGEVSFSNPADMSLIYTFKGTFTGSLFPYFYLGPNVDGSNPGALQICPVKVSLTVTSSQ, from the exons ATGAAAAGTCCAGTGATGATGGAAGCTCACTGCGGTCTACATGGAGAGAAACTTCTGATCTTCTGTGAGGATGACCAGGAATGCATCTGTGTCGTGTGTCAGACATCAAAAGGTCACAGAAACCATCATTTCCGTCCCGTGGAAGAGGCAGCGCAGGATATGAAG GAGGAACTAAGAACAGCACTTAACATATTAAATGAAAAACTGGAGaagataattacatttaaagAAGAATATGAGAAAACAGCTAAACACTTAAAG AGTCAGTTCCAGCAGACTGAGAAGAGGATAAAGGAGGAATTTGAGAAACTCCATGGGTTcctgagagaggaagaggaggccagACTGGCTATACTGAGAGTGGAAGAGAAGGAGAAGAGCAGGAGAATGAAGGAGAAGATAGAGAACATCTCCAAACATGTCTCCACCCTGTCAGAGAAGATCAGAGATACCGAGACAACTATGAAATCTGGAGACATCTTCTTCTTAAAG CGCTACAAGGATTTGAAAGCCAG CCTGTCACTGTCTTTGCAGAGCCCAGTGCTCACTGCAGGATCCAGAGCTGGCTTCAGGGGAACTGATAGACATGGCCAAACACCTGGGCTCCCTGAAGTTCAGAGTCTGGGAGAAGATGCTGGGGACTGTGCAGTACA TCTAATGCAGGTAAATGACATGGACAGGAGCCTGCAAGGCGGAAGCTCAAGGCAGGAGGACAGGATAAAgacaagaacagaactgaaagaCATGTTATTGTGTGATTACTGCACAGTGACACCATACCGAG CTCCTGTGACTCTGGACCCAAACACCGCGTCCCCCTGGCTCTCAGTGTCCGACGATCTGACCAGCGTGAGAAACACTGCTATGAAACAGCAGCTACCAAACAACCCAGAGCGGCTGGTCTCTTATCCCGATCTGCTGGGATCGGAGGGGTTTACCTCAGGACAGCACAGctgggaggtggaggtgggggacaAACCTGAGTGGACTGTAGGGGTCGCAAAAGAGTCTGTTAACAGGAAGGGGGGTGTAAAATACAGCCCAGACGATGGATTCTGGGTTCTGTATCTAAGGAACAGTAACAAGTATAAAGCGTGTACCTCACCACCAACCCATCTGCGACTGGAGAGGAGACCGCAGAGGATCAGAGTGCAGCTGGACTATGACAGGGGGGAGGTGTCCTTCTCCAACCCCGCTGACATGTCACTCATCTACACCTTTAAAGGCACATTCACTGGGAGCCTGTTTCCATATTTCTATCTTGGTCCAAATGTTGATGGCAGTAACCCTGGAGCACTGCAGATCTGCCCAGTAAAGGTGTCTCTGACAGTGACGTCATCCCAGTAA
- the LOC111848528 gene encoding E3 ubiquitin-protein ligase TRIM35-like isoform X2: MKSPVMMEAHCGLHGEKLLIFCEDDQECICVVCQTSKGHRNHHFRPVEEAAQDMKEELRTALNILNEKLEKIITFKEEYEKTAKHLKSQFQQTEKRIKEEFEKLHGFLREEEEARLAILRVEEKEKSRRMKEKIENISKHVSTLSEKIRDTETTMKSGDIFFLKRYKDLKARAQCSLQDPELASGELIDMAKHLGSLKFRVWEKMLGTVQYTPVTLDPNTASPWLSVSDDLTSVRNTAMKQQLPNNPERLVSYPDLLGSEGFTSGQHSWEVEVGDKPEWTVGVAKESVNRKGGVKYSPDDGFWVLYLRNSNKYKACTSPPTHLRLERRPQRIRVQLDYDRGEVSFSNPADMSLIYTFKGTFTGSLFPYFYLGPNVDGSNPGALQICPVKVSLTVTSSQ; the protein is encoded by the exons ATGAAAAGTCCAGTGATGATGGAAGCTCACTGCGGTCTACATGGAGAGAAACTTCTGATCTTCTGTGAGGATGACCAGGAATGCATCTGTGTCGTGTGTCAGACATCAAAAGGTCACAGAAACCATCATTTCCGTCCCGTGGAAGAGGCAGCGCAGGATATGAAG GAGGAACTAAGAACAGCACTTAACATATTAAATGAAAAACTGGAGaagataattacatttaaagAAGAATATGAGAAAACAGCTAAACACTTAAAG AGTCAGTTCCAGCAGACTGAGAAGAGGATAAAGGAGGAATTTGAGAAACTCCATGGGTTcctgagagaggaagaggaggccagACTGGCTATACTGAGAGTGGAAGAGAAGGAGAAGAGCAGGAGAATGAAGGAGAAGATAGAGAACATCTCCAAACATGTCTCCACCCTGTCAGAGAAGATCAGAGATACCGAGACAACTATGAAATCTGGAGACATCTTCTTCTTAAAG CGCTACAAGGATTTGAAAGCCAG AGCCCAGTGCTCACTGCAGGATCCAGAGCTGGCTTCAGGGGAACTGATAGACATGGCCAAACACCTGGGCTCCCTGAAGTTCAGAGTCTGGGAGAAGATGCTGGGGACTGTGCAGTACA CTCCTGTGACTCTGGACCCAAACACCGCGTCCCCCTGGCTCTCAGTGTCCGACGATCTGACCAGCGTGAGAAACACTGCTATGAAACAGCAGCTACCAAACAACCCAGAGCGGCTGGTCTCTTATCCCGATCTGCTGGGATCGGAGGGGTTTACCTCAGGACAGCACAGctgggaggtggaggtgggggacaAACCTGAGTGGACTGTAGGGGTCGCAAAAGAGTCTGTTAACAGGAAGGGGGGTGTAAAATACAGCCCAGACGATGGATTCTGGGTTCTGTATCTAAGGAACAGTAACAAGTATAAAGCGTGTACCTCACCACCAACCCATCTGCGACTGGAGAGGAGACCGCAGAGGATCAGAGTGCAGCTGGACTATGACAGGGGGGAGGTGTCCTTCTCCAACCCCGCTGACATGTCACTCATCTACACCTTTAAAGGCACATTCACTGGGAGCCTGTTTCCATATTTCTATCTTGGTCCAAATGTTGATGGCAGTAACCCTGGAGCACTGCAGATCTGCCCAGTAAAGGTGTCTCTGACAGTGACGTCATCCCAGTAA
- the LOC111848528 gene encoding E3 ubiquitin-protein ligase TRIM35-like isoform X4, producing the protein MKSPVMMEAHCGLHGEKLLIFCEDDQECICVVCQTSKGHRNHHFRPVEEAAQDMKEELRTALNILNEKLEKIITFKEEYEKTAKHLKSQFQQTEKRIKEEFEKLHGFLREEEEARLAILRVEEKEKSRRMKEKIENISKHVSTLSEKIRDTETTMKSGDIFFLKRYKDLKARAQCSLQDPELASGELIDMAKHLGSLKFRVWEKMLGTVQYRACKAEAQGRRTG; encoded by the exons ATGAAAAGTCCAGTGATGATGGAAGCTCACTGCGGTCTACATGGAGAGAAACTTCTGATCTTCTGTGAGGATGACCAGGAATGCATCTGTGTCGTGTGTCAGACATCAAAAGGTCACAGAAACCATCATTTCCGTCCCGTGGAAGAGGCAGCGCAGGATATGAAG GAGGAACTAAGAACAGCACTTAACATATTAAATGAAAAACTGGAGaagataattacatttaaagAAGAATATGAGAAAACAGCTAAACACTTAAAG AGTCAGTTCCAGCAGACTGAGAAGAGGATAAAGGAGGAATTTGAGAAACTCCATGGGTTcctgagagaggaagaggaggccagACTGGCTATACTGAGAGTGGAAGAGAAGGAGAAGAGCAGGAGAATGAAGGAGAAGATAGAGAACATCTCCAAACATGTCTCCACCCTGTCAGAGAAGATCAGAGATACCGAGACAACTATGAAATCTGGAGACATCTTCTTCTTAAAG CGCTACAAGGATTTGAAAGCCAG AGCCCAGTGCTCACTGCAGGATCCAGAGCTGGCTTCAGGGGAACTGATAGACATGGCCAAACACCTGGGCTCCCTGAAGTTCAGAGTCTGGGAGAAGATGCTGGGGACTGTGCAGTACA GAGCCTGCAAGGCGGAAGCTCAAGGCAGGAGGACAGGATAA